One Alcaligenes ammonioxydans DNA segment encodes these proteins:
- the ectB gene encoding diaminobutyrate--2-oxoglutarate transaminase, giving the protein MTDLKIFDRMESEVRGYVRSFPVIFNKARGSVLEDESGRQYIDFFSGAGTLNYGHNNPHLKEKLIEYLNTDGLVHGLDMATSAKKYFLEAVDKILLKPRGWNYRLQFTGPTGTNAVEAALKLARQVKGRQNVISFTHGFHGVSTGSLAVTANSKFRSAAGVALGNTSFMPYDGYLGPDVNTMAYLERLLEDPSSGLDHPAAVIVETVQGEGGVNVATQRWLRELQRLCREHDMLLIVDDIQVGCGRTGRFFSFEQAGISPDIITLSKSLSGFGLPMSLVLLRPELDVWKPSAHNGTFRGNNLAFVTAAQALESYWANEDFETEIQAKERQVRDWLENLVHSYPDRGLSVRGRGLIQGLVTPPGAGLANEIAAQAFKQGLVIETSGAHDEVLKLLPALTISNEELSQGLDIIERSVAQCLSKRGSQAKILKIGGAR; this is encoded by the coding sequence ATGACTGACTTAAAAATATTCGACCGGATGGAGTCTGAAGTAAGGGGCTACGTCCGGTCCTTTCCGGTCATTTTCAACAAAGCCCGAGGCTCGGTTTTGGAGGACGAGTCAGGCAGGCAATACATCGATTTTTTCAGTGGAGCCGGTACGCTCAATTACGGGCATAACAATCCCCACTTGAAAGAAAAGCTGATTGAGTACCTGAACACCGACGGCTTGGTACATGGTTTGGATATGGCCACCAGCGCCAAGAAGTATTTTCTGGAAGCGGTGGACAAGATACTGCTCAAACCGCGCGGGTGGAATTATCGCCTGCAGTTTACGGGCCCGACGGGCACCAATGCCGTGGAGGCGGCGTTAAAACTGGCGCGACAGGTCAAGGGGCGCCAGAATGTGATTTCCTTTACGCACGGTTTCCACGGCGTCAGCACGGGTTCCCTGGCAGTGACGGCAAATTCCAAGTTCCGCAGTGCGGCAGGTGTGGCCCTGGGCAATACCTCGTTTATGCCGTATGACGGTTACCTGGGGCCGGACGTCAATACGATGGCCTATCTGGAGCGCTTGCTGGAAGACCCCAGCAGCGGCCTGGACCATCCTGCCGCGGTCATCGTGGAAACCGTGCAAGGTGAAGGAGGCGTGAACGTGGCCACACAGCGCTGGTTGCGCGAGTTGCAACGCCTGTGCCGCGAACATGACATGTTGCTGATTGTCGATGACATTCAGGTCGGTTGTGGTCGTACTGGTCGTTTCTTCAGCTTTGAACAGGCCGGCATCAGTCCTGACATCATTACACTGTCCAAATCGTTGTCCGGTTTTGGCTTGCCCATGTCCTTGGTCCTGTTGCGCCCTGAGCTGGATGTGTGGAAGCCCAGCGCCCATAACGGCACCTTCCGTGGCAATAACCTGGCATTTGTGACGGCCGCCCAGGCTCTGGAAAGTTACTGGGCCAATGAGGACTTCGAGACGGAAATCCAGGCCAAGGAGCGACAGGTGCGCGACTGGCTGGAAAATCTGGTGCACAGCTACCCGGATCGGGGCTTGAGTGTGCGGGGACGCGGACTGATTCAAGGTCTGGTCACGCCGCCCGGTGCGGGTCTGGCTAATGAAATTGCGGCCCAGGCCTTCAAGCAGGGTTTGGTCATTGAGACCTCGGGGGCCCACGACGAGGTGTTGAAGCTGCTGCCGGCGCTCACGATCAGCAACGAGGAGCTCAGCCAAGGTCTGGACATCATTGAGCG
- the ectA gene encoding diaminobutyrate acetyltransferase gives MTARPDTGSATGSVGAAGPAPAVPALVLRAPVLRDAAAIHQLIAACPPLDLNSEYLYLLLSEHFSRTCVVAQRGEQIDGFISAYFLPDRPDVLFVWQVAVHERARGQRLGQAMLEHLRQGLSDRDWRFLETTVSPGNLASRGLFAAMARRWGAPLQEHAFFDTALFAAQAHEAEPLLRIGPLDSG, from the coding sequence GTGACGGCCCGACCGGATACGGGCAGCGCGACAGGCAGCGTGGGTGCTGCCGGGCCTGCCCCCGCTGTTCCGGCGCTGGTATTGCGTGCGCCCGTGCTGCGTGACGCGGCGGCCATCCATCAGCTGATTGCCGCCTGCCCACCGTTGGATCTGAATTCTGAATATCTCTATTTGCTGCTCAGCGAGCATTTTTCCCGGACCTGCGTTGTTGCGCAGCGGGGGGAACAAATAGACGGTTTCATCTCTGCCTACTTTCTCCCCGACCGTCCCGATGTGCTCTTTGTCTGGCAAGTGGCGGTGCATGAGCGCGCCCGTGGGCAGCGTCTGGGACAGGCCATGCTGGAACACTTAAGACAAGGTCTGAGTGACCGTGACTGGCGCTTTCTGGAAACGACAGTCAGCCCCGGCAACCTGGCCTCGCGTGGCTTGTTTGCAGCGATGGCGCGCCGTTGGGGAGCACCCCTGCAGGAACACGCATTTTTTGATACTGCTTTGTTTGCCGCGCAGGCACACGAGGCAGAACCTCTATTACGAATCGGCCCCTTGGACTCAGGATAA
- a CDS encoding MarR family winged helix-turn-helix transcriptional regulator: MTTDQHYDLRILRALRQITRSIALHSRQLSAYSNITAPQLICLRTIIEKGPLTATAISREMHVSPSTVVGILDRLEDKKLVLRERGREDRRIVFVSATPEGKTLARDTPSPLQKKLSDALKELPELEQATMTLSLERIVRLLDADPDVVLEADETASPILEVPEGDVPPESGLVV; encoded by the coding sequence ATGACTACGGATCAACATTACGATTTACGAATTTTGCGGGCTTTGCGCCAGATCACGCGCTCGATTGCCCTGCATTCCCGGCAGCTGTCGGCGTACAGCAATATCACCGCGCCCCAGTTGATCTGCCTGCGCACCATTATTGAGAAGGGGCCCTTGACGGCGACGGCCATCAGTCGCGAAATGCACGTCAGCCCCAGCACCGTAGTGGGGATTCTGGATCGTCTGGAAGACAAGAAGCTGGTGTTGCGTGAGCGTGGTCGGGAAGACCGCCGCATTGTATTTGTCAGTGCCACACCGGAAGGCAAGACCTTGGCCCGTGATACACCATCCCCGTTGCAAAAGAAGTTGTCGGACGCCCTCAAAGAGCTGCCTGAGCTGGAGCAAGCCACCATGACGCTGTCCTTGGAGCGCATTGTTCGCCTGCTTGATGCGGATCCGGATGTCGTGCTGGAGGCCGATGAGACGGCTTCCCCTATTCTAGAGGTCCCGGAAGGGGATGTGCCCCCCGAATCCGGGTTGGTGGTGTGA
- the yddG gene encoding aromatic amino acid DMT transporter YddG: MKQSDKATLIGLMAIILWSTIVGLIRSVSDYLGPTGGAALIYTLASVFLLLSAGWVRLREFPRLYLFWGSILFVCYELCLALSIAYAHNSRQAIEVGMVNYLWPTFTIVAAILFKQQKANWLIVPGLFLSMLGISWILGGEQGLNPNSVWLNVQDNPLSYGLALSGALIWAGYSTMTARIAQGKNGITLFFMLTAATLWMNHLFQGAPSLTVSTPALVYLLLAASAMGFGYAAWNVGILHGNITLLAGASYFIPVFSAALSSLLLRTPLATSFWQGSAMVCSGALLCWLAIRVRQPKVLKNAQPAEKSRRISADAAGPPGQQ, encoded by the coding sequence ATGAAACAATCTGATAAAGCCACCCTGATCGGGCTGATGGCCATCATCTTATGGAGCACGATTGTCGGCCTGATCCGCAGCGTCAGCGACTATCTGGGCCCTACCGGCGGCGCGGCCCTGATTTATACCTTGGCCTCCGTCTTTTTGCTTTTATCAGCTGGATGGGTGAGGCTGCGCGAATTTCCGCGCCTTTATCTGTTCTGGGGCAGCATCCTCTTTGTCTGCTATGAGCTCTGCCTGGCCCTATCGATTGCTTATGCGCATAACAGCCGGCAAGCCATTGAGGTGGGCATGGTCAATTATCTCTGGCCGACCTTCACCATCGTGGCGGCCATTTTATTCAAGCAACAGAAAGCCAATTGGCTGATCGTCCCGGGCCTGTTTTTGTCCATGTTGGGCATCAGCTGGATTCTCGGTGGTGAGCAAGGCTTGAATCCGAACAGCGTCTGGCTCAACGTGCAGGACAACCCCTTGAGCTATGGCCTGGCACTGAGCGGGGCCCTGATCTGGGCTGGCTACAGCACCATGACCGCACGCATCGCGCAGGGTAAAAATGGCATCACCTTATTTTTCATGCTGACCGCGGCCACCTTGTGGATGAACCATCTGTTTCAGGGAGCTCCTAGCCTGACAGTGTCGACACCGGCTCTGGTGTATTTGCTGTTGGCTGCCAGCGCGATGGGTTTTGGCTATGCAGCCTGGAATGTCGGCATTTTGCACGGCAATATCACCCTGCTCGCCGGTGCCTCCTACTTTATCCCGGTATTTTCGGCAGCCTTGTCCAGCCTGCTACTGCGCACGCCATTGGCGACAAGCTTCTGGCAAGGCTCAGCCATGGTGTGCTCGGGCGCCTTGCTATGCTGGCTGGCCATCCGGGTTCGCCAGCCCAAAGTGCTCAAGAACGCGCAGCCTGCTGAAAAGTCGCGACGCATCTCCGCCGACGCAGCGGGGCCCCCGGGGCAACAATAA